The Microbacterium schleiferi genome contains the following window.
ATAGCGGGCCAGACGCGCCTTCGACTTCGCCTGACGGCCCTTCGCGTTGGAGCGAACCCAGTCGAGCTCCTCCTTCAGACGCTTGGCGAGCTTGGCATCCTTCTTGCCCTGGACATCGAGTCGCTCGGCCTTCTTCTCGAGGTAGGTCGAGTAGTTGCCTTCGTAGCCGATGAGCCGGCCGCGATCGACCTCGGCAATCCACTCGGCGACGTTGTCGAGGAAGTACCGATCGTGGGTGATGGCGATCACAGCACCGGCATACTTCTGGAGGTGCTGCTCAAGCCAGAGCACGCTCTCGGCGTCGAGGTGGTTCGTGGGCTCGTCCAGCAGGAGCAGATCCGGCTTCTGCAGCAGGAGCTTCGTCAGCGCGACACGGCGCTTCTCGCCGCCCGAGAGCTGCGGGATCTGAGCATCTGCGGGGGGCGTGCGCAGCGCGTTCATGGCCTGGTCCAGCTGCGAGTCGAGGTCCCACGCGTCAGCCGCGTCGATCTCTTCCTGCAGGGTGCCCATCTCTGCCAGCAGGCTGTCGAAGTCGGCATCAGGGTCACTCATGAGACCCGAGATCTCGTTGAAGCGATCCAGCTTGGCCTTGACGGCGATGCCGTCCTGAATGTTTTCGAGGACTGTCTTGGACTCGTCGAGCTCGGGCTCCTGCATCAGGATGCCGACGCTGAACCCCGGGGTGAGCGTCGCCTCTCCGTTGGACGGGGTGTCCAGGCCCGCCATGATCTTCAGGATCGTCGACTTTCCGGCACCGTTGGGGCCGACCATTCCGATCTTCGCTCCCGGAAGGAACGCCATCGTCACGTCGTCGAGGATCAGCTTCTCGCCCACAGATTTACGGGCGCGGACCATCTGATAGATGTACTCAGCCATAGCTCGACCAGTCTACGGGCCGCCTGCCCGTCGCCCGCGCCTCACCAGTCAATGGGACGGGTGTCCCCGATCAGGCACCGGCCCGTCGCGAGGCCCGGCATCACGGCCACTACGGGGTCTCCCGTTGACGGACCGACCTGGCCGACAAGGCACTCCTCACCCCACCGCACCGAGAACTGGATGCTCTCGGCAGGGTTTCCGACGGTCGACTCATCGAACGTGACCTCCATCGCCGACTTGTCGAAGCCGGCCTGGGTCAGCCCGTCGATATATGCGCGGCCCTGGAAGCGCTGGTCGGTCCCCCACACGGCTGCCACGACGTCCGCGAAGAACGGCAGAGCCTCATCGGCGGTCGTCGCCTCACTCACCTGCTCGGGGGCCGGATCGGCAGTCTCCGTGGGGGTCGGCGTCGTCGTGGCCACAGGAGTGGGCGTCGGCGACGGTGCGGGCTCAGCAGTACATCCCGCGAGCAGCCCGGCGACCAGAGCCACGCTGAGAACCCCGACCGCTCGCCCAGCGCGGCGATGCCCCGTCGGGGTCAGCGG
Protein-coding sequences here:
- a CDS encoding DUF6993 domain-containing protein, giving the protein MCAARMTVPLTPTGHRRAGRAVGVLSVALVAGLLAGCTAEPAPSPTPTPVATTTPTPTETADPAPEQVSEATTADEALPFFADVVAAVWGTDQRFQGRAYIDGLTQAGFDKSAMEVTFDESTVGNPAESIQFSVRWGEECLVGQVGPSTGDPVVAVMPGLATGRCLIGDTRPIDW
- the ettA gene encoding energy-dependent translational throttle protein EttA, which translates into the protein MAEYIYQMVRARKSVGEKLILDDVTMAFLPGAKIGMVGPNGAGKSTILKIMAGLDTPSNGEATLTPGFSVGILMQEPELDESKTVLENIQDGIAVKAKLDRFNEISGLMSDPDADFDSLLAEMGTLQEEIDAADAWDLDSQLDQAMNALRTPPADAQIPQLSGGEKRRVALTKLLLQKPDLLLLDEPTNHLDAESVLWLEQHLQKYAGAVIAITHDRYFLDNVAEWIAEVDRGRLIGYEGNYSTYLEKKAERLDVQGKKDAKLAKRLKEELDWVRSNAKGRQAKSKARLARYEEMAAEADRTRKLDFEEIQIPPGPRLGSVVIEAKKLKKGFDGRSLIDGLSFSLPPNGIVGVIGPNGVGKTTLFKTIVGLEPVDGGDLKIGETVKISYVDQTRSNIDPNKSLWEVVSDGLDIITVGKTEIPSRAYVSKFGFKGPDQQKKAGVLSGGERNRLNLALTLKEGGNLLLLDEPTNDLDVETLQSLENALLEFPGCAVVITHDRWFLDRIATHILAYEGTDENPDAWYWFEGNFEAYERNKLERLGPDALNRASSTYRKLTRD